A genomic window from Papaver somniferum cultivar HN1 unplaced genomic scaffold, ASM357369v1 unplaced-scaffold_15, whole genome shotgun sequence includes:
- the LOC113335511 gene encoding ethylene-responsive transcription factor ERF017-like, with product MSRNDAVDNSSSSSSPSLRNCKSRDQSKYKGITKRKWGKWVSEIRLPKSRERIWLGSHDSPKKAARAFDAALFCLRGKGANFNFPDNPPNIQGVSSQMTRAKIKEVAAKYANEEEEDNEDEDINRLENETTVNNNGNNGNVDKELLDLLSVLGGTGDYTSSTVNNESDFCDYSGANDFPGDILALTSPQREVCGDYEDENDGDIFYNHSSLWNF from the coding sequence ATGAGTCGGAACGATGCAGTTGATAATTCATCATCGTCATCGTCCCCAAGTCTTAGAAATTGTAAAAGTAGGGATCAATCTAAATATAAGGGTATAACGAAACGTAAATGGGGTAAATGGGTATCGGAAATTCGACTACCAAAAAgtcgagaacgaatttggttagGTTCTCATGATTCACCGAAGAAAGCAGCTAGAGCTTTTGATGCTGCACTGTTTTGTCTACGCGGTAAAGGAGCTAATTTCAATTTCCCCGACAATCCTCCTAATATTCAAGGTGTCAGCTCACAGATGACTCGAGCTAAAATTAAAGAAGTTGCTGCTAAGTACGcgaatgaagaagaggaagacaatgaagatgaagatataaaTCGATTAGAAAACGAAACTACTGTTAACAATAATGGTAACAATGGTAATGTGGATAAGGAACTCCTGGACTTGTTGTCGGTTTTGGGGGGTACGGGTGATTATACGTCAAGTACAGTTAATAATGAGTCGGATTTCTGTGATTATTCCGGTGCTAATGATTTTCCAGGAGATATTTTGGCATTGACATCACCACAACGAGAAGTTTGTGGTGATtacgaagatgaaaatgatggtgaTATTTTTTATAACCACTCATCtctttggaatttttaa
- the LOC113335715 gene encoding ethylene-responsive transcription factor ERF017-like, producing MNDLEEYTEQKNWEMSIVNRSYHYDTVLDNSSSSLSPSLRISKSRDQSRYKGITKRKWGKWVSEIRLPKSRERIWLGSHDTPKKAARAFDAALLSLRGQGANFNFPDNPPNIQGVSSQMTRAKIKEVAVKYANEEEEENEAEDINRLENETTNDNNGNNGNVDRELLDLLSALWGYG from the exons ATGAATGACCTGGAAGAATATACAGAGCAGAAGAACTGGGAGATGTCTATCGTGAAC CGGAGTTATCATTATGATACGGTACTTGATAATTCATCATCGTCATTGTCCCCAAGTCTAAGGATTAGCAAAAGTAGGGATCAATCGAGATATAAGGGTATAACGAAACGTAAATGGGGTAAATGGGTATCAGAAATTCGACTACCAAAGAgtcgagaacgaatttggttagGTTCTCATGATACACCGAAGAAAGCAGCTAGAGCTTTTGATGCTGCACTGCTTTCTCTACGCGGTCAAGGAGCTAATTTCAATTTCCCTGATAATCCTCCTAATATACAAGGTGTTAGCTCACAGATGACTCGAGCTAAAATTAAAGAAGTTGCTGTTAAGTACGctaatgaagaagaggaagaaaatgaagcTGAAGATATAAATCGATTAGAAAACGAAACTACTAATGATAATAATGGCAACAATGGTAATGTGGATAGGGAACTCCTGGACTTGTTGTCGGCTTTGTGGGGGTACGGGTGA